In a genomic window of Chrysemys picta bellii isolate R12L10 chromosome 1, ASM1138683v2, whole genome shotgun sequence:
- the LOC101945518 gene encoding olfactory receptor 52M1-like produces MSDSNTTEFTNPSSFILLGISGLEVAHVWISIPLCTMYTIAILGNFTILFIVKRESSLHEPMYYFLCMLAITDLVLCTSILPKMLSIFWFNSREIDFSACLTQMYFIHCFAAMESGIFVAMAFDRYVAICHPLRHSTILTNSVVVKIGLAVMLRGCLLVLPYPLLASRWPYCKTNIIPHTYCKHISVVKLACADVRASSYYSLSVTFFVPSMDVFFIALSYIQILRAIFSLPTKDARLKTVGTCSSHLCSILVFYIPDLFSSIMQRIDNTMPLYCLILMASVYLLVSPLVHPIIYGVRTKQIRDRLLWLFTHKRT; encoded by the coding sequence atgtcagattccaacacaaccgaATTCACAAACCCCTCTTCCTTCATCCTGTTGGGCATTTCTGGCCTGGAGGTGGctcatgtctggatctccatccctcTGTGCACCATGTACaccatagccatcttggggaacttcaccatcctgttcattgtGAAGAGGGAGTcgagcctccatgagcccatgtactatttcctctgcatgctggccatcaccGATCTGGTCCTGTGCACGTCCATcctgcccaaaatgctgagcatcttctggttcaattccagggagatcgatttcagtgcctgcctcacccagatgtacttcattcactgcttTGCAGCAATGGAATCTGGGATTttcgtggccatggcttttgatcgctatgtggccatctgccatcccctgagacattccaccatcctgacaaacaGCGTGGTGGTGAAGATTGGCTTGGCCGTGATGCTGCGTGGCTGCTTACTCGTACTGCCATATCCTTTGTTGGCGAGTCGGTGGCCATATTGCAagaccaacatcatcccccacacGTACTGCAAGCACATCtctgtggtgaagctggcctgcgccGACGTCCGTGCCAGTAGTTACTACAGCCTCTCTGTGACATTCTTTGTGCCCAGTATGGATGTGTTTTTTATTGCTCTGTCCTatatccagatcctcagggccatcttcagcctgCCCACAAAGGATGCCCGGCTCAAGACAGttgggacctgcagctcccacctctgTTCCATCTTAGTCTTTTACATTCCAGATCTCTTCTCCTCCATCATGCAGCGGATTGATAACACTATGCCCCTGTATTGCCTCATTCTCATGGCTAGTGTATACCTCCTTGTGTCCCCTTTGGTACACCCCATCATCTacggggtgaggaccaaacagatccgggacaggTTGCTATGGCTATTTACTCATAAAAGGACCTAA
- the LOC101945801 gene encoding olfactory receptor 52K2-like, which translates to MSDFNTTDFTNPSTFILLGIPGLEAAHIWISIPFCTMYAIALLGNFTILFIVKREPSLHEPMYYFLCMLAVSDLVLSTSILPKMLSIFWFNSREIDFSACLTQMYFIHCFSVMESGIFVAMAFDRYVAICDPLRHSTILTHRMVTKIGLAVVLRGCLLILPIPFLASQWPYCKTNIIPHTYCKHISVVKLACADIRASSYYSLSVTFFVPSVDVFFIAVSYIQILRAIFSLPTKDARLKTFGTCGSHLCAILVFYIPDLFSSVMNRIGNTMPLYCLILIANVYLLVPPMLHPIIYGVRTKQIRDRLLWLFTHKRT; encoded by the coding sequence atgtcagatttCAACACAactgacttcaccaacccctccaccttcatcctgctgggcattcctggcctggaggcagcccatatctggatctccatccccttctgcactaTGTATGCTATAGCcctcttggggaacttcaccatcctgttcattgtgaaaagggagccaagcctccatgagcctatgtactatttcctctgcatgctggctgtcagcgacctggtcctgtccacgtccatcctgcccaaaatgctgagcatcttctggttcaattccagggagatcgatttcagtgcctgcctcacccagatgtacttcattcactgcttctCAGTGATGGAATCAGGGATCtttgtggccatggcttttgatcgctatgtggccatctgtgatcccctgagacattccaccatcctgacacaCCGCATGGTGACAAAGATTGGATTGGCTGTGGTGCTGCGTGGCTGCTTACTCATActgcccattcccttcctggcGAGTCAGTGGCCATATTGCAagaccaacatcatcccccacacGTACTGCAAGCACATCTCTGTCGTGAAGCTGGCCTGTGCCGACATCCGTGCCAGTAGTTACTACAGCCTCTCTgtgacattctttgttcccagtgTGGATGTGTTTTTTATTGCGGTGTCATAcatccagatcctcagggccatcttcagcctgCCCACAAAGGATGCCCGGCTCAAGACATTTGGGACTTgcggctcccacctctgtgccatcTTAGTTTTTTACATTCCAGATCTCTTCTCTTCCGTCATGAACCGGATTGGTAACACTATGCCCCTGTATTGCCTCATTCTCATTGCCAACGTGTACCTTCTGGTGCCCCCCATGTTACACCCCATCATCTacggggtgaggaccaaacagatccgggacaggTTGCTATGGCTATTTACTCATAAAAGGACCTAA